One Leptolyngbya sp. SIO1E4 genomic window, CATTTCACTGCCATGTTATTAAATTAGAAGGAGTTCGAGGCCGCCATTGGCGAAGGTAGTGGTGGATTGTAATATGGGTGCTCCATCATCTTCTCTGTGCGCTGTTTCCAAGCGTTTCCATGGGATGCCGCAAAAAATGTGTCGAATTTTAATTGCAGAAGATGAGCCAAGAATTGCAGCCTTCATGCAAAAGGGTCTGAGAAAGGCTGGTTTTACCCCTGAAGTGGTACACGATGGCAACGCAGTACTCGATAAGGTGTTGCGAGAGAAATTTGAGCTATTGCTCTTAGATTTGGGCTTACCCGGAAAAGATGGGCGGGAAGTTCTCACAGCCCTGAGGCGGGAGGGAATGAACCTGCCGGTTGTGGTTGTGACGGCCCTTTCAATTGACCCTCAAGATGAAGAAAACTTGCGTATTCTAGCGAGTGAGGTCGTGAATAAACCATTCTTGATGCGCAATCTTGTTCAAAAGGTTCGCTCTATTCTGGGGAAGTCTCACGACAAACCCTAGGGCTCTGGCATTAATTTGAGGTCGATGCCAGTACTTCAAGTGCAATAGGGTTTCGGATGTACTGCCTGTGGATAAAGTACACCCTAGCCCCCATACCCTAGCTCCGGTCTTGACCGAGAGGCACTGAACCCACCTGAACAAAGCCATATATGGAAAACCAAAATTCTTTTGAGAGAGAATCAGCCCTACGATAAAGGGGCTTTTTTTTGTGGGCAAGAGATCTACTGTGAATAGGGGATGTGGAATGCAAGGGTAGGGCGAATGGATCAATTTGCACCTAGAAATGCGATTACCTTTCCTAAAGAAAAAACTTGAAAGCAGCTTTATTTGCACTTAACCCTAAAACCGTAGGTTTTCAGTAGGTCTTTGGAGGAAAACTGCCATGGAAGGGTGTGTTGTCACAGACTTGAAGGTTCATAGTCAGCACAATTGCTACCGTCTAAGTCCTGGAGAAATGCAGGCAATCCAAGATAGAGGCGTTTCTGTCACGCTGGAACCCGGCACTCACATCGTTAAGATTCGTGAGGGGCATGTCAGTCAGGGCGCTGATGTTAAGACTCAGGTAGAGCCTTTCGTCCTGCTCTGGATTTATGGCGGCAAAGTTATTAACAAGAAGACTAACGTAGAAGTTGTTGCAACCTGGGTGTCTTT contains:
- a CDS encoding response regulator, translated to MCRILIAEDEPRIAAFMQKGLRKAGFTPEVVHDGNAVLDKVLREKFELLLLDLGLPGKDGREVLTALRREGMNLPVVVVTALSIDPQDEENLRILASEVVNKPFLMRNLVQKVRSILGKSHDKP